AGGTGTTCGTGGCCAGACTGGTCGGTTTGGCCGTGCTCGGACCCGATGGCGAGTCGATCGGCCGGGTCCGGGATGTGGTGATCGCGGTCCGGATGACCGGACAGCAGCCACGGGTCCTCGGGTTGGCGGTCGAGCTGACCACCCGTCGTCGGATCTTCGTCCCGATGCTGCGGGTGACCACGATCGAGCCGCAGGCGGTCACCCTCAACACCGGTACGGTCAGTCTGCGTCGCCTCCATCTGCGCCCCGGTGAGGCGCTCGCCATCGGTCAGATCCTGGACTCGCGCGTCCGGGTCGACGATCCCGATCTCGAACACCTCGCCGGCGTCGACGTCAGCGTCGTCGACCTCGGTATCGAACGCACGCGCACCCGCGACTGGGTGGTCGCCCGTGTGGCCGTCCGCCCCGGGCGCAAGGGATTCCGACGGCGCGGCGAGACGCACGTGGTGGACTGGCATCGCGTACACGGTCTGACACAGACCGAGTTGAACCTGCCCGGCCAGGGTGTGGCGCAGGCGCTGATGCAGTTCGAGGGGATGCGCGCAGCCGACGTCGCCAACGCGCTGCGTGAACTGCCGGTCAAGCGGCGTGACGAGATCGCCGAGGCACTCGACGACGAACGGCTCGCCGATGTGCTGCAGGAACTCCCGCCGGACGATCAGATGGACATGCTCGAGCATCTCGGGCTCGAACGCGCCGTCGACGTCCTCGAGGAAATGGACCCCGATGATGCCGCGGACCTCCTCGGCGAACTCCCCGACGCCGAGGCCGAGTCGTTGCTCGAACGGATGGACCCGGAGGAATCCGAACCGGTCCGACGACTGCTGACCCACTCCCCGGACACCGCGGGCGGGTTGATGACGTCGGAGCCCATCATCGTGACCGCATCCACGACGGTCGCGGAAACACTTGCGCGCGTGCGTGATCCCGACATCACGCCGGCGGCCGCGAGCCTGGTCTTCGTGGTCCGGCCGCCGACGGCCACCCCCACCGGCAAGTACCTCGGCTGCGTGCACCTGCAGGCACTGCTGCGCGAACCCCCGGCCAACATCGTCGGTGGCATCCTCGACAGCGATCTGTCCCACCTGCGTCCGGAGGACTCCCTGGAGGCGGTCACCCGCTATTTCGCGACCTACAACATGGTGTGCGGCCCGGTGGTCGACGACGAACGCCACCTCCTCGGCGCGGTCAGCGTCGACGACCTGCTCGACGAATTGCTGCCCCGGGACTGGCGCGAGACCGAACCCGAGGACGCCGACGTCATCGGTGGCGGCGGGATCAACCCGGCGTCCGGGATCAACACGGCAGGAGCGGGTGCGTGAGCACCGAACAGTCCGGTCGCCGTCTGGACACGCCGCGTCCCCGGCGCGGGCTGTCGTTCAACCTCGACTCCGACGTCGTAGGGGTCTACGCCGAGCGGATCGCCCGCTTCCTCGGCACCGGCCGCTACCTCGCCATCCAGACCGTCCTCGTGATCGTGTGGGTGGCGCTCAACCTGATCGCGGTGTCCTGGCGGTGGGACCCGTATCCGTTCATCCTGCTCAATCTCGCGTTCTCCACCCAGGCGGCGTATGCGGCACCGTTGATCCTGTTGGCGCAGAACCGGCAGGAGAACCGCGACAAGGTCGCGCTCGACGAGGACCGGATGCGCGCCGCGCAGACCAAGGCCGACACCGAATTCCTCGCCCGCGAACTCGCCGCGGTCCGACTCGCCGTCGGCGACACGGTCACCCGCGACTACCTGCGCAAGGAGTTCGACGACCTGCTCACCGAACTCACCGAACGGCTGACCGATCGGCCCGTGGACCTGTCCACCCCCGGCGGGGACGACGACGAGCGCCATCGACACCGTGGCGGCGACTCCCCCGGACGCTGAGGCCCCCGCCGCCGACATCCCGCGGTGGGCGCCCGCGTCACGCGGTCAGCGCCGGGACACGTGAGCGATGTAACACCGTGACGTCGCGTTCCCGATCAGATGCATGTGATCGAGGATTGTCGGGTTCGGGTACTGGGGCACTCGACCCATATGTATGGTGGGTCACACGTCGTCCACCCCGGTGAGCCAGAATCCGGGGAGCCGGTCAGGCCAGGTACGACGGGTATCCGCGATACCACGGGGGCGGACATGCGTGCGCGTCGGAACAACGGAGTTGGTGTGGACGGACGGTCGATGCCGGTCGAGCGACAACAGCCGCTGTGTCATGGGCCGACTCGGGTGAGGGTGCCACGATGACGCCCCGGCCTTTCCGTCGTGCGCAGGGCCCGAGCCGGGCACGTCTGCCGCGTCGCGCACTCTCCGTGACCGCAGGCGGAGTCCTCGTCGGCGCCCTGGTGCTCGGTGCTGCGGCGTCGAGTGCGTCCGGAGGCGCGATCGCCGTGTCACCGACGGCGAAGGACGACGGTCCACCTCCCGCTGCGGCGGCCATCGTGCCCGGTGCGCCCGTGACACTGCTCGGTTTCGCGCCGCCACCCAAGCGGGTCGAGCCCGCTGTGGTCGCACCGCAGTTCCGCATCGCCGGCGATCTACCGAGCGGCCCGCTCGGAATTCCCGGTGTCGTGCTGCAGGCCTACAAGTTGGGCGCCAACCGGGTCGCCGCCGAGAGCCCGCAGTGCAAGCTGCCGTGGTTCCTGCTCGCCGGCATCGGCCGGATCGAGTCGAATCACGCCTCCAACGGCTCGGTGGACCAGTACGGCACCACCATCAACCCGATCGCCGGCCCGGTCCTCGACGGTTCGCTGGCCGGCAATGCGGTGATCCGTGACACCGACGGCGGTCGCATCGACGGCGACCCCGGACACGACCGCGCGATGGGGCCGATGCAGTTCATCCCGAGCACGTGGGCGAGCTGGGGCTCGGACGCCAACGGTGACGGCAAGTCCGATCCGAACAACGTCTTCGACGCGACGTACTCGGCCGGGCGGTACCTGTGCGCGGGTGTCACCGACATCATGAACGACAAGAACAAGGTCGCCGCCGTGCTGCGGTACAACCATTCGATGGAGTACGTCGCGAACGTCCTGAGCTGGGCGGGCGCGTATGCCACGGGCGTGATGCCGACGAACCCGATCCCCGAGCCCAAACGCAAGGCGAGCAAATCGTCGACGTCGAAGCCGTCGAAGCCGTCCAAGCCGTCGACGTCGAAGCCGGGCGAGAGTTCGTCGGACCCGTCGTCGAGCACCGCGACGACGCCTCCCCCGCAGACCTGCCTCGGCGCGCTCTGCCTGCCGCCGAACCTGGTCCCGCCGGGTCTGCTGCCGCCCCAACCCCCGACCAGGCAGGCCCCCACCAAGGCGGTCCCGCCGAAGCAGGCGCCGACCGGACGGCAGGCGCCCGCACCGGGCACCACCACACCGGTCCCGGCGCGCTGACCACCCGGCGCGGTCGTCCGGCCCTGCGCGCTCTCCCGGCGATCGGTCCCTTCTGCGGCGACGGCTAAGCTGGGAACCGATGACTACCGGAGTTGTACCCACCGAATCGTCGGTTCGCGCTGCCCTGAGCAAGGTCAACGACCCCGAGATCGGCAAACCCATCACCGAGCTCGGCATGGTGAAGACGATCGACGTCAACAGCGACGCCAGCGTGGACGTCGTCGTCCTGCTCACCACGTCGGGTTGTCCGATGCGCAACGAGATCTCCGGCCGGGTGGAAGGTGCTGTCGCCGATGTCCCGGGCGTCGGCGCCGTCCGTGTCGCCCTGGACGTGATGGACGACGAGCAACGGACGGAACTGCGCAAGAAGTTGCGTGGCGACAAGGCCGAACCGGTGATCCCGTTCGCCCAGCCCGGATCGCTGACCCGGGTGTATGCCGTCGCGTCCGGCAAGGGCGGCGTCGGCAAGTCGAGTGTGACGGTGAACCTGGCGACCGCGCTCGCCGAACGCGGGCTGACCGTAGGCGTACTCGACGCCGACATCTACGGCCACTCGGTGCCGCGGATGCTCGGCAGCGATGCCAAACCCACACAGGTGGAGCGGATGATCATGCCGCCCATGAACCACGGCGTGCGGTTCATCTCGATCGGACAGTTCACCGACGGCAACACCCCGGTGACCTGGCGGGGGCCGATGCTGCATCGCGCGCTGCAGCAGTTCCTCGCCGACGTCTACTGGGGTGACCTCGACGTACTGCTGCTCGACCTGCCGCCCGGCACCGGCGACGTCGCGATCTCCATCGCCCAGCTGATCCCGGGAGCGGAGATCCTGGTGGTCACCACCCCGCAGCAGGCAGCGGCCGAGGTCGCCGAGCGCGCGGGCGCGATCGCCCTGCAGACGCGGCAGAAGATCCTGGGTGTGGTGGAGAACATGTCGTGGATGGAGCTGCCCGATGGCACCCGGATGGAGCCGTTCGGCTCCGGCGGCGGTCAGAAGGTCGCCGACCGCCTCACGCAGGCCGTCGGGGCGCCCGTCGAGTTGCTCGGTCAGGTGCCGTTGGAGACCACGCTGCGCGAGGGCGGGGATGCGGGGGTACCCGTGGTGCTGTCCGCGCCGGAGTCGGCGTCCGGGTCGGCTCTGCGGGCCATCGCCGACAAGCTCGCGGTTCGCCGTCGTGGCCTGGCCGGGATGAGTTTGGGCATCGACACCACGCGCCACGACTGAGGCGGGTCACCGACCGCTCAGGTGGCGTCCCAGTCGGTGACGTTCGGCCGTTTCGCCGGGCGGGCGGTCTCCGCCGCAGCGGGTGTCGTCGGCCCGCCCGCGGGTGATGAGGTCTCCGGTGGCGTCGGCATGGGCGCCGAGACCGGTTTGATGGCGGGGGTCTCGGTGACCGAGCGGTCGACCGTGGTCGGCCCCAACCCCATGGTGAAGACGGAATCATCGCCGTCGAGAAGATGCTTGGTCACCATCGCGCGCGGCGTCATGCCCCGCAGCTCGTTGAGTTCCGACAGTGGTTTGCGCAGCTCGTCGAACTCCGGGCCGAGTTCTTCCTTGAGCTGATTGGTGGCGCCGGTCGCGTAGTCGCGCACCTGGCGCAGCGACTTCATCGTCCAGGACACCGCGTCCGGCAGTCGATCCGGCCCGAGGATGATCAGTCCGGCAGCCAGCAGGACGAGGATCTCACCCCAACCGATACTGCTGAACATCTGTCATCCCCATTGCTCGAGGCCAGGAGTCTCAGTCACTGGCCGGAGTGATCGTGCCCTTGAACGTACGCCCGTCCCGCCAGTAGCTGAAGTCGACCCTCTCGTCGATCTTCGCGGTCCGGACCGCCACCGTCAATTCGTCGGCACTCTCGATGGACCGGCCGTCGAACGAGGTGATGACGTCGTCCTCGCGGACGCCCGATTTGTCGGCGGGGCCGCCGGCGACGACGTTGCGGACCTGGGCGCCGAGCACGCGGTCGTTGCGTACCGAACTCGCGTTGACCCCGATCTGCGGGTGATTGACCTTGCCCTGTCGGATCAACGTCTGCGCGATGGGCACGACCTGGTTGATCGGGATGGCGAAGCCGAGGCCGATCGAGCCACCACCGGGCACCAGTCCCGCGGTGTTGATCCCGACCACCTCGGCGTCGTCGTTGACCAGCGGGCCACCCGAGTTGCCGGGGTTGATCGCGGCGTCGGTCTGGATCGCGTCGATGACCGCATCGGTGTCAGACTCCGCGTCGGGCCGGAGCGGCACCGGACGATTCAGGGCGCTGACGATGCCGCTGGTGACGGTGCGATCGAGGCCCAGCGGGGAGCCGAAGGCGATGACCTCTTCACCGATCTGCAGGTTGTCGGAGTTGCCGAGCTTGGAGACGGTGAGGTTGTCGACGTTGTCGACCTTCACCACCGCGAGATCGGTCTTGGTGTCGCGCCCGACGATCCGGGCCGGGACGCGGGTGCGGTCGGCGAACACGGCCTCAAGTTTGGCGTTGCGGTCGTTGGCGGCCATTGCGATCACGTGATTGTTGGTGACGATGTAACCGTTCTTGTCGATGACGAAGCCGGAGCCGGTGCCGACCGCGCTCGAGGTCCGGACATCCAGCGCCACAACCGATTTCTCCACCGCGCGCGCCACGGTCGCAACGGGCGAGCGGGGGTCGGCGTCGCGGTCGTCGTCGCCGGTCGCCAACTGCACCGAATCCGAGTTGAGGGGTGAGACGACCTCGGCGGTCCAGCGGCCGAGCAGCCCGCCGACGAGTCCGACGAGGATCGCGAGCACGCCCAGCGTCGCGAGCGCATGCCAGCTCACCCGCCGACCGAACAGGACATCCTGGATGCCGAGTTTCGGTCCCGGGTCGGTGGGTTCGGGTGTCGCGGGCCGCGTCAGAGCGGGGCCGGAGAGGCCGACCATGCTCTCCGGATCGCGCCACGGGTCGGCGGGTACGGGGTCGACGAGTGGCTCCCCGTAGGTCGCCAGCGGATCGCGCTGCAGGGTCTCGGACTCGCCCGCCGGCCGACGGAAGGCCTCGGCGAGTACCGGATCGGGAGCAGCGATCTGCGGTTCCGGTCGATCGGTGTTCGACGACTGGTCGAACGAACCGCTGACGCCGTCAGGGCGACCGAACACGGCGGCGGTCTGCGGTGAGACCACCTTGTGCTGTCTGGCCTTCTCGTCGGACATCGCATCGATCGAGGTGCCCGAGTCCTGGCGCGACTGCTCGGATGCGAACTCGGCTCCCCGGTCGGTCGCGTCGCGCGGCGCGATGTCGTCGGCGGACTCGGTGCTCCGGTCGAGTTCGCTCTCCCCTGTGGTGTCCACCGGTCAGCGGCCTCGCCAGCGATTCATCCGGGCGCGGGTACTGCTCTGATCGGCGATGTTCGGCTGTCCGTTGCGGGGGGCACCGGTCACCGGGAATCCGGGCGCAGCCATCGGGCTGGGCGGGCGGCCACGATCCCACGGCGCGATCTGTCCGTGCGGATCGGTGTCGGCCTCGTCGGCCGCGGCGCTGACATCGATCTCCCGAGTCGGGATCTGGCTGAGTTGCCCGAGCAGTCCGGCGGGGATGGAGACGTCGCCGGCCGAACGGAGTCGGGCTCGCGCGGAGATCTGGGCGTCGACTGCGGACATGCATTCGGTGCAATGTGCGAGGTGCTCGGTGGCACGCATGTGTGCGGTCATCCCCAGCTCCCCGTCGACGAACGCGGCGACGGCCTCGGAGGCGAGGTGCTCGGTCGGCGCGAACCGTCGGCCACCCGGGGTACCGGGCGCGCGGTAGGTGCGGTTGGGCGCGAAGGACGTCGTCACGGGAGACCAGGTGGCCGGATTCCAGGCCGATCGGCGACGCCGGCGGAGATTCGACGTGGGTAGCGGGTTACCTCCCGGCTGCCCCGAGGTGGGTCGACCTCGGTTCATCTCCATCTTGACGCTCACCTCTTCCGCCACGCGGGCCACTCTGCCGTCCGACTGCCGTCGTGTTCCGATCGATTCCACGCTACTGCGCTCTCGGCGGATGTGCTGTCGCACCACCTTCGAGCGCGGCAACCCAGCCTATCCGAAGGTGACAACGAAGCCCGGCCGACGGTGGTTCCCGAATCGGCGAATCGACGCGGGACGGGCGTGTGATCGGCGGAGGCGCCTAGTGCGCGCTCCCGATGGCGACGGACCGACTGCCCGTGTGACCTCGGGCGATGAGATGGTCGCGGATGGTCTGCCGGCCGCGATGAATACGGCTGCGGACGGTACCGAGCTTGACGCCGAGCGTCGTGGAGATCTCTTCGTACGACAGACCCTCGATGTCACAGAGGACGACCGCGGCGCGGAACTCCGGCGGCAGGGCGTCGAGCGCCTCCTGCAGGTCCGGGTCGAGATTGGCGTCGTGGAAGATCTGCTGCGGGTCCGGGGTGTCGGCGGGCACCCGGTCGTACTCCTCGGGCAGTGCCTCCATGCGGATCTTGCTGCGCCGACGCACCATGTCCAGGAACAAGTTCGTGGTGATGCGGTGCAGCCAGCCCTCGAAGGTGCCCGGCTTGTAGTTGGAGAGGGAGCGGAAGACCCTGATGAAGGTCTCCTGGGTCAGATCCTCGGCATCGTGCTGATTGCCGGACAAGCGGTAGGCCAGGCGATACACGCGATCGGCATGCTCGCGCACCAAGTCGTCCCACGACGGCATCAAGGTGTCGTCGCCGGTGGCATCGAATCCCGCCGTCCCGGTCGGGACGACGTCTGCAGACCCCAGGGGATCAGTCATGTTTGGTGGCCCAGTTCCCTTCCCCGGACATCGCGTCGGATGACGGATGTTCACGATGGTAAACCACCTTCGCCGACGGTCTATTCCCCCGGCGTCGGGTGGTCGTGCAGCGACGAAGTCGTCGCACTGGCGCATCAGGTGCGTTGCTAGAACCCTCTCCCATCGGGGTGTGGTCGCCGTATGAGAGTGCTGAGGTTTCGCTGAGGAAGTCGCGGGCATTCGCGGTCGGTCGCCAAACGGCCCCTGACCACCGACTTCGGCGGCCGGTGGCGCGCCGCCGACGGATTCGAGACGGCGCGACCTAATCTCAGGGGGTGACCGATTCATCAGACGGTTCCGGGTCGTCGTCCGCGGCGTCCGCGAATGCGCTCATCGACTATGCGGAATCGGCGATCGTCGAGGACGACGCGCTGGTGGCGGCCCGCGGCCGCGCCGAAGAACTCGGTGCCGCGGCGGTCGCTCCCGCCGTCGGTGCGCTGCTCGCCCTGCTGGCCCGTTCGTGTGACGCGCATGCGGTCGTCGAGATCGGCACCGGCGCCGGGGTGAGCGGGCTCTGGCTGCTGAACGGGATGGCGGCCGACGGCGTGCTCACCACGATCGACCCCGAGCCCGAACACCATCGGGCCGCGCGGCAGTCGTTCGCGAGCGCCGAGATCGCGCCGGGGCGGACGCGGTTGATCAACGGGACCCCGAGGGAGGTCCTGCCCCGTCTCGCCGACGCCTCCTACGACCTCGTCTTTGTCGACGGCCCGCTCATCGACCATCCGCGCCACGTCACCGAGGCCGTCCGGATGTTGCGCCCCGGCGGGGTCGTCGTGGTGCACAACGCGACCGCGGACGGCGCGGTGGCCGACCCGACCCGTACCGACCCGCCGGCCGCGGCGGCCCGCGAGGCCGCACTGCTGATCGCCGACGACGAGCGACTGTTGCCCGTCGTGATCCCGCTGGGCGCGGGCGTGCTGGCCGCCGCGAAGGCCCGCTGAGCGGCTCCCGCGCGACGACCCCGTCCGGTCAGACGTCGGTGGAGAACCGAATCCCGTTGTCGGGCAACTGAACCCCCGGCCACACCCGAGCTCCACGAAGGAGTTCGCAACGGGCGCCGATGTCGGCGCCGTCGCCGATCACGGTGTCCCGGATCAGTGCCCGGGGACCGACGCGCGCACCGAACCCGACGATGCTGCGCTCGACGACCGCGCCGGCCTCGATGACGGCACCGTCGAAGATGACCGCACCGTCGAGCCGCGCCCGCGGACCGATCTCGGCCCCGCGTCCGACCACGGTGCCGCCGATCAACACCGCCCCCGGGGCCACTCCGGCCCCCTCGTGCACCAGCGACTCGCCATGCCGGTCCCCGAGTGCCGGCGACGGGGCGATGCCCCGCACCAGGTCGGCCGATCCGTGGACGAAGTCGTCCGGCGTGCCCATGTCCCGCCAGTAGGCGTGGTCGACGTGTCCGTGGACGTGGCGCCCCTCGGAGAGGAACTTCGGGAACACCTCACGCTCCACCGACACCGGTCGTCCGGCGGGGATCTCCTCGATCACCGAACGCCGGAACACATAGGTACCCGCGTTGATCTGGTCGGTCGGCGGGTCCTGCGTCTTCTCCAGGAACGCGGTGACCCGGCCGGTCTCGTCGGTGGGGACGCAGCCGAAGGCGCGCGGATCGCTGACCCGCACGAGGTGCATGGTGACGTCGGCGCCGCTCTCCTCGTGGGTGTTGAGGACCTCGCGAACGTCGGTGCCGCCCAGAACGTCTCCGTTGAACACCAGGATCGTGTCGGCGGTGAGTTCGTCGAGCACGTTGCGGATACCGCCGCCGGTGCCGAGCGGCTCGGTCTCGGTCACGTATCGCAGGCGTAGCCCGAGTTTCGATCCGTCACCGTAGTACTCGGAGAACACATGGGCCTGGAACGAGGTCCCCAGGATCACGTCGGTGATGCCGGCCTCGCGGATGCGCGAGAGCAGATGCGTCAGGAACGGGACGCCCGCGGTCGGCAGCATCGGTTTCGGCGCCGACAGCGTCAGCGGTCGCAGCCGGGTGCCCTTGCCGCCGACGAGGACGACGGCCTGCACCGACGGCGAAGCGCCGGACTGGTCGTCACGCGGCTCGTCGACTCGGTCCTCACTGGTCACGGGTGTCACCTTTCGTGTCGTCACCATTACTCGTCACCGCTGTTCGTCACCATGACGCCGGGCCGCGATCACCGCGACCCGGGAACGCACTGCCAGACCGGCCCGCAGCGCGAGCCGCAATGGGGCGCGCAGCAGACCAGGATGCCGATCCGCCTGGAATCGATAGGCACTGCGATGATGCGCGGGCAGCATCTTCTCCGGGTTGCGCCCGGCCGCGTGGCCCTTGGTGTGGACGATCTCCGCAGACGGCACATAGACATTGAGCCACCCCGCCCGGCCGAGCCGGTCACCGAGGTCGACGTCCTCCATGTACATGAAGTATCGGGAGTCGAAACCGTCGATCGAGTCGAACGCCGACCGCCGGACCAGCAGACAGGAGCCCGACAGCCAGCCGACGGGCCGCTCACTCGGCGCCGCGTCGTCGGCGCGGTAGGCGGCCGTCCAGGGGTTCGATTTCCAGATCGACCCGAAGAGCGCGTGTCCCGCGCCGGAGATCAGATCGGGCACCCGGCGGGCGGACGGATAGATCGATCCGTCCGGTTCCCGGATCAGCGGACCCAGCGAGCCCGCGCGCGGCCACCGACGGGCCGCGGCGAGCAATTCGTCCAGCGACCCGGGGCCCCACTCGACGTCGGGGTTGACCACGGCGATGAACTCCACGTCGGGATCCACCTCGGCGACGGCCCGGTTGATGCCGCCGCCGTAGCCGATGTTGCCGCCCGTCCGGACTAGGGTCACGTTGTCGAACTCCTGCTCCGCGGCCTCGGGTGCGCCGTCGGTGGAGCCGTTGTCGGCGATCACGACCCGGGGGGCCGGCATGTCGGTCGCCTTCTCCAGGCTCCGCAGGAACGTCGACAGATACTCCCCCGACGAATAGGTCACCGTCACGACGGCAAGCTGAGCAGTCACCGGGTCAGGGTAACCAACCCGGCGGACCGATCCGCGCGCGTTCGGGTCCACGGTCAACCCGCGGCCGGACCGGCGTCGGTGACCGCGGCGTGCAGCGCCGACCGCCAGTCCCGTAACGGCGTGAGTCCCGCGGCCGCCCATGCGTCCCCGGAGAGCACCGAATAGGCAGGTCGGGGCGCCGGACGCGGGAACTCGGCGGTCGAACACGGCAACACCCGGTCGGGACTCGCGCCGACCTCGGAGAAGACGGCCCGGGCGACCTCGTACCACGTGACGCTGCCGGCATTTGTGGCGTGCAACACGGCCCCGCCGGTCGTGTCGGAACGTCCGGCGGAGACGAGTTCCCACAGCGCATCCGCGAGGTCGGCCGCATATGTGGGCGATCCGGTCTGGTCGTTCACGACGGTCACCTCGTCGCGCTGCGCCTCAAGGCGCCGCATGGTGCCGACGAAATCCGTGCTCTCCGGCCGGCCGGTGTAGACCCACGCCGTGCGCACCACCGTCGCCGTCGGGTCGGTGGCCATCACCACCCGCTCGCCGGCGAGCTTGGAGGCGCCGTACACCGTCTCGGGCACTCCGGTCGCATCGTCGGCCCGGTACGGCTCCGCGCGGCGGGGGCCGGTGTCGGTGGCGGCCGCACCGGCGAAGACGTAGTCGGTGGACACGTGCACCAACCAGGCCCCGACGCGCGCCGTCGCACGGGCGAGCAGTTCCGGGCCGTCCCGGTTGACCGCATACGCACCGTCGGGATCCGCCTCCGCCCCATCCACATTCGTGTAGGCGGCGCAATTGAGGACCACGTCGCCGGGCGCCAGATCGGTGAGCGCATCCGTCACCGACGAGGCATCTGTGAGGTCCAGCTCGGCCGAGGTCAGCGGCCGGACGGCCGCGGGCGCTGGCGCGCTGGACTGCAACGCCGTCCCGAGTTGCCCGCCTGCACCGACGATGTACGTGGTCGAAGCCATGGGACACATGGTGCCGTACTGCGATCGCGAGCACCCGATCATCGGTCGGTGATGTGGGTCTCCACCGTGTCCACCGGCGTTGCGCTCTCGAATTTCTTGTTCACTTCAGTAGCCTGGCGTCAGCACAGCAACATCTGACACGTCTACACCACGAACATCGGCACGCACTCGTGTAACACCGTCTCCGACGGGCGTTGTGATCGCCGACGTTCGCCGACGATGAGAGGGATTGACCGGCCCGTGGAGTCTCGACCCGATGGTGCACGCGGACGTCCTGACGGACGCGCACGTCCCGACGAGCCCACCGCACGCTCTCGCGACCGTGCCGACGGC
This sequence is a window from Gordonia insulae. Protein-coding genes within it:
- the manB gene encoding mannose-1-phosphate guanylyltransferase; its protein translation is MTSEDRVDEPRDDQSGASPSVQAVVLVGGKGTRLRPLTLSAPKPMLPTAGVPFLTHLLSRIREAGITDVILGTSFQAHVFSEYYGDGSKLGLRLRYVTETEPLGTGGGIRNVLDELTADTILVFNGDVLGGTDVREVLNTHEESGADVTMHLVRVSDPRAFGCVPTDETGRVTAFLEKTQDPPTDQINAGTYVFRRSVIEEIPAGRPVSVEREVFPKFLSEGRHVHGHVDHAYWRDMGTPDDFVHGSADLVRGIAPSPALGDRHGESLVHEGAGVAPGAVLIGGTVVGRGAEIGPRARLDGAVIFDGAVIEAGAVVERSIVGFGARVGPRALIRDTVIGDGADIGARCELLRGARVWPGVQLPDNGIRFSTDV
- a CDS encoding glycosyltransferase family 2 protein; the protein is MTAQLAVVTVTYSSGEYLSTFLRSLEKATDMPAPRVVIADNGSTDGAPEAAEQEFDNVTLVRTGGNIGYGGGINRAVAEVDPDVEFIAVVNPDVEWGPGSLDELLAAARRWPRAGSLGPLIREPDGSIYPSARRVPDLISGAGHALFGSIWKSNPWTAAYRADDAAPSERPVGWLSGSCLLVRRSAFDSIDGFDSRYFMYMEDVDLGDRLGRAGWLNVYVPSAEIVHTKGHAAGRNPEKMLPAHHRSAYRFQADRHPGLLRAPLRLALRAGLAVRSRVAVIAARRHGDEQR
- the rfbD gene encoding dTDP-4-dehydrorhamnose reductase gives rise to the protein MCPMASTTYIVGAGGQLGTALQSSAPAPAAVRPLTSAELDLTDASSVTDALTDLAPGDVVLNCAAYTNVDGAEADPDGAYAVNRDGPELLARATARVGAWLVHVSTDYVFAGAAATDTGPRRAEPYRADDATGVPETVYGASKLAGERVVMATDPTATVVRTAWVYTGRPESTDFVGTMRRLEAQRDEVTVVNDQTGSPTYAADLADALWELVSAGRSDTTGGAVLHATNAGSVTWYEVARAVFSEVGASPDRVLPCSTAEFPRPAPRPAYSVLSGDAWAAAGLTPLRDWRSALHAAVTDAGPAAG